The genomic segment TCCTGAGGCTTAAAACTTTTTATATCTTCTTCTCTGTCACAGATTATCCTGAGCGCTGCGGACTGTACTCTTCCGGCAGAAAGCCCGTACTTTATTTTGCGCCATAAAAGAGGGGAAAGTTCATATCCTACCAGCCGGTCTAAAATTCTTCTGGCCTGCTGGCTGTTAACAAGATTTGAGTCAATTTTTCTTGGATGTTTTACCGCTTCAGTAATCGCATCTTTGGTTATTTCAGTAAAAGTTATTCGTTTGGTTTTTTCATCAGAAAGTTTTAATGCATCCTTAAGATGCCAGGCTATAGCTTCGCCCTCGCGGTCGTAATCAGTCGCAATATATACCGCAAGAGATTTATCGCTGATTTTTTTAAGTTCAGATATTATTTTTTTTGCTCTCTGGATTAAAATATATTTAGGTTCAAAATTATTTTCCGTATCAACGCCCAGCTTACTTTTAGGCAGATCCCGTACATGGCCATACGAGCTTTTAACTATGAAATCCTTGCCAAGAAATTTTGAGATTGTTTTTTCTTTTGCAGGAGACTCTACTATTACAAGAAATTTGCTCATTTCTATTTCCTTTTTATTGCGTTTTTATATAGATCTTGCCCGGAAGCGACCTTACCAGCCCTTTTAGTTCAAGCCCCAAAAGCGATGAAGCCGTTTCTTTAGATGGGATATCAAGTTTTTGAGTGATATTATCAATAGATGTTCCGTTTAATTCATTTTCCAAAAAGTTTAATATTTTTTGTTCAGAATTTCCAAAAGCAAAAGATTTTTCGCATTCTTTTTTAATGAATATTTTCTTCTCTTTCAAGAGTTTCTTAAAAGGATTGATTTCATCAATAATATCATCTGCGGATTCGGCTAAATGCGCACCGGATTTTATCAAACTGTTAGTGCCTTTTGAATATTTTGAAAATATCGGGCCGGGAACTGCAAAAATATCTTTTCCCTGATCAAGGGCATGCTTTGCAGTAATAAGGCTTCCGCTTTTAATATCCGCTTCAATAACTAAAGTTGCAAGACTCATTGCGGCGATTATGCGGTTCCTCCTTGGAAAATTTTCCTTATCAGGCTGAGAATTTAACGGAAATTCGCTTATCAAAGCGCCGTTTTTAGTGATTTCTTCTTCCAGTTTTTTGTTTTCCGGAGGATAATGCTTGTTTAAGCCGTTTCCTAAAACAGCTATCGTTCTTCCTTTTTCTTTAATGCAACTTTTGTGAACCTCTGTATCAATTCCCCTTGCAAGTCCTGAGATGCAGGCAATCCCTGATCTGGCAAATTCCGCAGCAAAGAAAGAAGCAGCCGATATTCCGTAAGGCGTGGGCTTTCGCGTTCCAACAATTGCTACGCTGAAAAAATCCTTTTTCAGCAGGCTGCCCAGGACATATATAACGGGCGGATAGTCAGAAAGATTTTTTAACGGTTCAGGATAATCTTTATTTTTGTAAGTTAAGACTCTTGCTCCGATTCTTTCGGCATCAGTTATTTCTTTCTCAGCATTATTTGTATTTTTAATTTCGGATATGCCTTTAGCAAGTTTTTGAGAAATTCCGGGAACCTTTAAAAGTTCGTTTTCCGGGACTTCTAAAATATTTGAAGCTGAGCCGAAACTATTTATCAGAGTTTGAAACTGCCCGTAACCAAGATGAGGGACCAAATTTAGCGCGATAATTGACTTATCTTCGTTTGAAAAATTCATAATTAACTTGCAATTCCTCGCATCTTTATGCGGGGCAACCAATAACTTCTCCCTTTGAAAAAGGGAGATTGAGAGGGATTTGACGTTATTGAATCTCCCCTCACCCCTCTTTTTCAAAGAGGGGAACATCTGATACCCCGCAGCTTGCTACAGGGGAGGTTCATTAAATTTTGAGTTATTTTCTTATAGATTTGCCAAAAATAACCTAATCGCTTAATACCCTGCGGGCGCCTGCATAATGCCTCACAAAATAAGGCTCATCTAGGCGGGAAATAGTTACATGTTTTACATTTACTGTGGCATGGATTAACTCGCCGTTTCCGATATATATGCCGACATGATTAATGCGGGAATAAGTTATCCTATTGCCTTTTTTGTCCTTCTTCTTGGAATAATATACTTTTTTGAAAAAGACCAAATCCCCGACTTTCAAATTTTCTTTTTCTACTTTTACGCCCTTTGCATATTGATAATAGGCAGTTCTCGGCAAATCTATGCCGAGATCCTTAAAAATTGTCTGAACAAAAAAAGAGCAATCTATGCCTTGCCCTATGCTTTCGCCGCCGTATTTGTAAGGGTGTCCGAAAAGATCAAGCCCTAAAGAAACTATTTTTTTTGCCCTTTCATCGCTATAAAGATTTTTTGTTTCTTCATTTACTATTTTTCCTGCCAGTTCCTTGTCTTGAGTTTCGTCTTCAGGAATTAGCTGGTCAAAATTTTCTTCCTCAATTATTTTTGTATTTATTTGCTCTTCTTGTTCAATCGACGTTAAAACATCTTGCGCCTTTTCCCGTGTATCATAAGGCCCTATGCGGACTTCGGGGTTTTCTCCGTATAACAAATAAACAGGATATCCCCGCGATGATAACTGCCTGCATAAAGATTCGGATTGTTCTTTGGTGAAATCCCCCAATACAACCAGAGTATACGAAGCTTCTAAAAATGATGCCAGAAAAAGGAAGGGCAATATAAAAAGAACAATGTTGCGTAGCAATTTGTTAAGCATTTTTGAGTAAAAATAATTTTTTGCGCATAATCTCGGTTTTGGGATCGTCGGGATATTCTTCCAGGAATTTATTTATTTCCTCTTCCAGCCTCTTTTTGTCATTTTTTTGATCAAGGATTTCTATTGCTTCCGACCATCCAAGAGGGGCATAATAATTTTTGGGATATTGCTCGTGTATTTTTAGAAACCAGCGCAATGCGGATTCCTTCCTGGCGGAAAGGTTTAACGTCATTGCAAAAAAATACTGGACCGGGGGGATTATAGTGCTATGGCGGGAATCAATATATCTTTCAAAATCGCCTTTTTTAATATAATTTATGGCCCAGCTTATAGAAATAATGAAAACAATAATAATGAGGATGAAGAGTTTTGTATGAAGCCTCATATTATTTTTCTGTTTCTACGATTTTGAGTTCGTCGCCGATAATAATAGGTTCGCGGGAACTAATAACTCGGGCTATAGAAGAATCCAATCCTACATTTCCGGTAATCTCGATTACTCCTATATAGCGCACTTCATAGCCTATTAATTTTCCTGTCTTTGGGTGTTTGATTCTGCCGTTTTTTCTAAATACATCGCATCTCGTTCCTTCTTTTACTTCGTATGATCCGAGGTTCGTG from the Elusimicrobiota bacterium genome contains:
- a CDS encoding toprim domain-containing protein, which translates into the protein MSKFLVIVESPAKEKTISKFLGKDFIVKSSYGHVRDLPKSKLGVDTENNFEPKYILIQRAKKIISELKKISDKSLAVYIATDYDREGEAIAWHLKDALKLSDEKTKRITFTEITKDAITEAVKHPRKIDSNLVNSQQARRILDRLVGYELSPLLWRKIKYGLSAGRVQSAALRIICDREEDIKSFKPQ
- the dprA gene encoding DNA-processing protein DprA, with the protein product MNFSNEDKSIIALNLVPHLGYGQFQTLINSFGSASNILEVPENELLKVPGISQKLAKGISEIKNTNNAEKEITDAERIGARVLTYKNKDYPEPLKNLSDYPPVIYVLGSLLKKDFFSVAIVGTRKPTPYGISAASFFAAEFARSGIACISGLARGIDTEVHKSCIKEKGRTIAVLGNGLNKHYPPENKKLEEEITKNGALISEFPLNSQPDKENFPRRNRIIAAMSLATLVIEADIKSGSLITAKHALDQGKDIFAVPGPIFSKYSKGTNSLIKSGAHLAESADDIIDEINPFKKLLKEKKIFIKKECEKSFAFGNSEQKILNFLENELNGTSIDNITQKLDIPSKETASSLLGLELKGLVRSLPGKIYIKTQ
- a CDS encoding NlpC/P60 family protein is translated as MLNKLLRNIVLFILPFLFLASFLEASYTLVVLGDFTKEQSESLCRQLSSRGYPVYLLYGENPEVRIGPYDTREKAQDVLTSIEQEEQINTKIIEEENFDQLIPEDETQDKELAGKIVNEETKNLYSDERAKKIVSLGLDLFGHPYKYGGESIGQGIDCSFFVQTIFKDLGIDLPRTAYYQYAKGVKVEKENLKVGDLVFFKKVYYSKKKDKKGNRITYSRINHVGIYIGNGELIHATVNVKHVTISRLDEPYFVRHYAGARRVLSD